A window of the Cryptosporidium parvum Iowa II chromosome 7, whole genome shotgun sequence genome harbors these coding sequences:
- a CDS encoding CP15/60 sporozoite 60K protein, producing LLIKEKQNMGNLKSCCSFADEHSLTSTQLVVGNGSGASETASNHPQEEVNDINTFNVKLIMQDRSKLDCEVVFDSTSISLSGDGKCRNIALDEIHQLLYSKEELSRVESSAGISDSDNCVAIHLKESGNCIPLFFNNSQDKERFVATANKFKPNFN from the coding sequence ttattgataaaagaaaaacaaaacaTGGGTAACTTGAAATCCTGTTGTTCTTTTGCCGATGAACACTCCCTAACCTCTACTCAACTAGTAGTTGGAAATGGTTCAGGAGCTTCAGAAACTGCTTCCAACCACCCCCAAGAAGAAGTTAATGATATCAATACTTTTAATGTAAAGTTAATAATGCAAGATAGAAGTAAGCTTGACTGCGAGGTAGTATTTGATAGCACAAGTATTTCGCTTTCTGGAGATGGAAAATGCAGAAATATTGCTTTGGATGAAATCCAccaattattatattcaaaggAAGAGCTTTCTAGAGTTGAAAGTAGTGCTGGAATCAGCGATTCCGACAATTGTGTTGCAATTCATCTCAAAGAATCAGGAAACTGTATTCcccttttctttaataattcgCAAGACAAAGAAAGATTTGTTGCAACAGCAAACAAATTCAAACCAAACTTTAACTAA
- a CDS encoding signal peptide, large secreted protein, with protein sequence MTFFSIKVLNHIMLWFGLIIFWAITQIYGKSPVEHGKLMRNCPPEFTYSELRRLTSEGSLVEAQNFLDSLRSTEINVLYGMIEVRFDTDVRKLQIELPNLELADIKVSSKIREFISYEYVFDCKDIKESTRFLFWIIRHFDLNYLSPTIAFSITKYVLGEASKIFGKEHFIPVTPVTSINLSEVIAQNSKDDFPSRKQINEAIRKFTSTGRFPEYKGVIDLPDITSITPASIEDKVLRSRILILQRGGYAPKNKDRSQIQTVKYIMRTSRYYLNIYLSAEMSYRLWSIVYFIMTGIRISEYKYKMFPFIMKKSQSDTWPHESDVLEAISGTLTKFGIKHKPLSIHSSWYKKLKQEGYVLSVPQNIKTSRWFCRFFQHYLQIMINPYLQFNIWKTTLENLLEPHIRQVNVSGDKCFIKEDPKFPWPNCSQVPINSPEYDVLKHDKAVDNLTHEFARIIHNFNPGYPFHDLCELTRQLIETGSFRRKVRQPITRVKHEIAIRKLERKTYVRNLVRSYNYAKKYEPFIQPSDEMLFFFKDYIENDVPLNDKIADKIAREKFMDEDLEDVVKTRNFVIDCAKTYSSITARKSWNDLEIREIPAKGKKAISTACSNLFYSRPKCKFESIPPFHPAREHSDILTGEFSLRIFSYFRSIGVYNTIPDDFCPDAINVMSKIFRIEPKNHEQLKRDYAKNSKIHERDRFIRNALLKFKTLDNTDVQRSRARKLSEMMEQIVKSKLQDKLKPKTFDYIFGRIVNRYSEFVSKADGNYWEIDELKDMVRLGKRFVYYNSFKQFPKNKFKHVCDKLLTNIVLKIHGSEAIIERIRNSDPSLKLSDQRISRDITKNLCFSLGSWQISLRKRIKNKLEFLWLKMNNHKQEYKLIDSNLIPIPKHASQKYYIQVADANIINFYNSLGTNLKHQFPHLDIKLPNTIPIEPEVMRLRKLGYDCPPPKSAKSDGIPTAEECIRYIYRYGLYIYNGLILDFKILYKVYQKSFMDSGFQSLAYLPNIYPKFLNFSLLKSSLFDYNFHRFETICSLNKLETELYWNQYFTVVENISKDLIKQLHSANVILPGSADRTSSTYNISPLKTRSRTICEFIARILNPNFYKSFDVNTSDFFKGQISNSEYNKGLVWYDLNQVNSGSAQHTPKQIDKNVMRSLYTIYFVQSCIHSLMKYFSGIHFLHAALLCRKTREWRGCDETQFIGYNYIEHLEVGDPIEEIYLNRLLKGVFVDMVTFELQEKSTSLFWSSKLYDMPTDRLPISYMRFCPVSIRIHDYLQSGRFNNFVDSCVYALETSNVFRVEINGDMFTIKRSVAEKLCSSTFWGQDCNHPTIKSSAKFLYERLIQALKLPSPVIPSSIMCNIAYEMAFSRNPVNICFNPNTFVDTRPKAGTNPYSEDYKLNHKTNDEKPRLRTKKWDTPEMNFENAIPLREDPMGMLGHIAKTYSLSEVNFSELRDACEQAPVSIRDCSKVPSFVKEYPKIVKNPEILKKINEETMRLFYPLVKKDNPRSFEEFPIRIATFVELCNLSVSTYNISPELFNTACVSSFGWNKHFKSNQEIWKGTDWQTSILYCSSTSKWKSCSKWSNKNKFELENDRVFELSSSYASSSPLQKASIDFMAAFFSSTISLFLSGANTQNISEDPKDLEMITKLRENYDMFCPAATELLVSHKLIDQSKLKPSIIEFMRSEEISYTQVRRRKPNNGIPYLFFNADCPEILTNHILNIVNSDENSVKSNPDVPLQWSRKEFILEFAVRVCKKHFSWKDCNYDKDILNKNNPLEINHFEYVASSMYREFLISYIEDKGSVPKKIGNHKNDNFYVFCKLSINVISEHPRIIHSNQVRSLIENLLPKKFKKYSQNIANVFFSSFEIFHKGVKYTKSIKPPKEITKFSFS encoded by the coding sequence atgaCTTTTTTCAGTATAAAGGTCCTTAACCACATAATGTTATGGTTTGGTTTGATCATTTTTTGGGCTATTACGCAAATATATGGCAAATCTCCAGTGGAACATGGAAAGCTAATGCGTAATTGCCCCCCTGAATTTACTTATAGTGAGCTTCGAAGACTTACATCAGAAGGATCTTTGGTGGAGGCTCAGAACTTTTTAGACTCTTTGAGATCAACTGAGATCAATGTTTTGTATGGAATGATTGAAGTAAGATTTGATACAGACGTTCGAAAGCTTCAAATTGAGCTTCCTAACCTGGAGCTTGCTGATATAAAAGTATCTTCAAAAATTCGAGAATTTATTTCGTATGAATATGTATTTGATTGtaaagatattaaagaaagtaCCAGGTTCTTGTTTTGGATCATTAGACATTTTGATTTGAACTACTTGTCTCCTACCATAGCATTTTCAATCACCAAGTATGTACTTGGAGAGGCTTCCAAAATCTTTGGGAAGGAACATTTTATACCAGTAACACCTGTTACATCAATTAATTTGTCTGAAGTTATAGCTCAAAATAGTAAAGATGATTTTCCTTCAAGAAAGCAAATCAATGAAGCTATACGGAAGTTTACTTCCACTGGCAGGTTCCCTGAATATAAGGGAGTTATTGACTTGCCCGACATTACCAGCATTACTCCAGCTTCTATTGAGGATAAAGTTTTGAGAAGCAGAATCCTAATACTTCAGAGAGGAGGATACGCTCCAAAGAACAAAGATCGTTCTCAAATTCAAACAGTTAAGTATATTATGAGAACTTCCAGGTATTATTTGAACATTTATTTATCTGCAGAAATGTCTTATAGGCTTTGGAGTATtgtatattttattatgaCAGGAATAAGAATAtctgaatataaatataaaatgtTCCCATTTATCATGAAAAAGAGCCAATCTGATACCTGGCCCCATGAATCTGATGTTTTAGAGGCAATTTCAGGAACTTTAACTAAGTTTGGAATTAAACATAAACCTTTGAGTATTCATTCCAGCTGgtataaaaaattaaagcaAGAAGGATATGTACTTTCTGTTCCTCAAAACATAAAAACCTCTCGGTGGTTTTGTAGATTCTTCCAGCATTATCTTCAAATCATGATTAATCCATACTTACAGTTTAATATATGGAAGACTACTCTTGAGAATCTTTTAGAACCTCATATTAGACAAGTCAATGTTTCTGGTGATAAAtgttttattaaagaagatcCCAAATTCCCGTGGCCAAATTGTAGTCAAGTTCCCATCAATTCTCCTGAATACGATGTATTAAAACATGATAAAGCTGTGGACAACTTAACTCATGAATTTGCTCGTATTATCCATAATTTCAATCCTGGATATCCATTTCATGATCTGTGTGAATTAACGCGTCAATTGATTGAAACAGGTTCTTTTCGTAGAAAAGTAAGACAACCAATCACTAGAGTAAAGCATGAAATTGCCATTCGTAAACTTGAGAGAAAGACATATGTTAGAAATCTTGTAAGATCTTATAATTATGCAAAGAAATACGAGCCTTTCATTCAGCCAAGCGACGAAATGTTGTTCTTCTTTAAAgattatattgaaaatgacGTTCCTTTGAATGATAAGATCGCTGATAAAATTGCAAGAGAAAAGTTCATGGACGAAGATCTTGAAGATGTTGTTAAGACTAGGAACTTTGTTATTGACTGTGCGAAAACATATAGTTCTATTACTGCTAGAAAAAGTTGGAACGACTTAGAGATTCGTGAAATCCCAGCTAAAGGAAAGAAAGCCATTAGTACAGCCTGTAGTAACCTTTTTTACTCAAGACCAAAATGCAAATTTGAGTCTATTCCTCCATTTCATCCAGCAAGAGAACATAGTGATATTTTAACTGGTGAATTTTCTCTTCgtatattttcatattttagAAGTATTGGAGTTTATAATACCATTCCAGATGACTTTTGCCCTGATGCCATTAATGTGATGAGTAAAATCTTTAGGATTGAGCCAAAGAACCATGAACAATTAAAGAGAGATTATGCTAAGAATTCCAAAATTCATGAAAGAGATCGATTTATCCGAAATGCTTTGTTAAAGTTCAAAACTCTTGATAATACTGATGTCCAAAGATCAAGAGCTCGCAAACTGAGTGAGATGATGGAACAAATTGTTAAATCTAAGCTTCAAGATAAGCTTAAACCAAAAACGTTTGATTATATTTTCGGTAGAATTGTTAATAGGTACTCAGAATTTGTTAGTAAAGCTGATGGTAATTATTGGGAAATTGATGAACTGAAAGATATGGTTCGGCTTGGGAAGAGGTTTGTATATTATAACTCTTTCAAACAGTTCCCAAAGAATAAGTTTAAACATGTTTGTGATAAACTTCTTACAAATATTGTTCTGAAGATTCATGGTTCTGAAGCAATTATTGAACGTATTAGAAACTCTGACCCCTCTCTTAAGCTCAGCGATCAAAGAATTTCTAGAGATATCACCAAAAATCTTTGTTTCAGTCTCGGAAGCTGGCAAATTTCACTTcgaaaaagaataaaaaataagcTTGAATTCCTTTGGCTTAAAATGAATAACCATAAACAAGAATATAAACTTATTGACTCTAATTTGATTCCAATTCCCAAGCACGCTAGCCAAAAATACTATATCCAAGTAGCTGACGCCAATATTATAAACTTTTATAATTCATTGGGTACTAATTTGAAGCATCAATTCCCACACTTAGATATAAAGCTCCCAAATACCATTCCAATTGAACCTGAAGTAATGAGACTTAGAAAGTTGGGATACGATTGTCCACCTCCAAAATCTGCTAAAAGTGATGGAATACCTACTGCTGAGGAATGTATACGATATATTTACAGATATGGActttatatttacaatGGCTTGATTCTAGATTTTAAAATCCTTTACAAAGTATACCAGAAATCTTTTATGGATTCAGGATTTCAATCTTTAGCGTATTTACCAAACATATATCCcaaatttctcaattttTCTCTATTGAAATCAAGtttatttgattataaCTTCCACAGATTTGAAACTATATGTTCcttaaataaattagaaacCGAATTATATTGGAACCAATATTTTACAGTTGTTGAGAACATTTCcaaagatttaattaaacaatTACATTCTGCAAATGTTATTCTTCCAGGATCAGCTGATCGTACTAGTAGTACTTACAATATATCCCCCTTAAAAACCAGATCTCGTACTATTTGTGAATTTATTGCCAGAATTCTGAATCCAAACTTTTACAAGAGTTTTGATGTTAACACTTCTGACTTTTTCAAGGGTCAAATATCAAATtctgaatataataaaggaCTTGTCTGGtatgatttaaatcaaGTCAACAGTGGATCTGCACAGCATACGCCTAAACAAATTGATAAGAATGTTATGCGTTCACTTTATACCATCTATTTTGTTCAATCTTGTATTCACTCACTGATGAAATACTTTTCTGGTATCCATTTTTTGCATGCAGCTTTATTATGTAGAAAAACAAGAGAATGGAGAGGCTGTGATGAGACTCAGTTTATTGGATATAACTATATTGAACATTTGGAGGTTGGTGATccaattgaagaaatttacTTGAATAGACTATTAAAGGGAGTATTTGTTGATATGGTGACTTTTGAGTTGCAAGAAAAATCAACTTCGTTATTCTGGTCAAGCAAGCTTTATGATATGCCAACTGACAGACTTCCAATTTCTTATATGAGATTTTGTCCAGTTTCTATCAGAATACATGATTATCTTCAATCTGGGAGGTTCAACAACTTTGTGGATTCTTGTGTTTATGCTTTGGAAACTAGTAATGTTTTTCGTGTTGAAATTAATGGGGACATGTTTACCATAAAACGAAGTGTTGCTGAAAAGCTTTGTTCAAGTACATTTTGGGGACAAGATTGTAATCACCCTACAATCAAGAGTTCTGcaaaatttctttatgAACGTTTAATTCAAGCCCTTAAACTCCCTTCTCCAGTTATTCCAAGCTCAATTATGTGTAATATTGCATATGAAATGGCCTTCAGTAGGAATCCTGTTAATATCTGCTTTAATCCTAATACTTTCGTGGATACTAGGCCTAAAGCTGGAACAAACCCCTATTCTGAAGACTATAAGCTAAATCACAAAACCAATGATGAAAAACCCAGACTTAGAACTAAGAAATGGGACACTCCAGAAAtgaattttgaaaatgctATTCCTCTCCGCGAAGACCCTATGGGAATGCTTGGGCACATTGCAAAAACTTATTCTTTAAGCGAAGTAAATTTTTCTGAGCTTAGAGATGCATGCGAGCAGGCACCAGTTTCCATTAGAGACTGCTCCAAAGTACCTTCTTTTGTAAAAGAGTATCCAAAAATTGTGAAAAACCCAGAAATcttaaagaaaatcaatGAGGAGACCATGAGGTTATTTTACCCTTTAGTCAAAAAAGATAACCCAAGGagttttgaagaatttccAATCAGAATTGCCACCTTTGTGGAGCTTTGCAATCTTTCTGTATCAACTTACAATATCAGCCCAGAGCTTTTCAACACTGCTTGTGTTTCTTCTTTTGGATGGAATAAACATTTTAAATCCAACCAGGAAATTTGGAAAGGTACAGATTGGCAAACTTCTATACTTTATTGTAGTTCCACATCCAAATGGAAAAGCTGCTCAAAATGGTCAAACAAGAATAAATTTGAGCTCGAAAATGATCgagtatttgaattatcttcttcataTGCTAGTTCAAGTCCCCTTCAAAAAGCTTCTATTGACTTTATGGCTGCTTTCTTCTCTTCCACTATTTCTCTCTTCCTTTCTGGTGCAAACACTCAAAATATCTCAGAAGACCCTAAAGACCTTGAAATGATTACAAAATTGAGAGAGAATTATGATATGTTTTGTCCTGCAGCAACTGAGCTTCTTGTAAGTCATAAACTTATTGATCAATCGAAATTAAAACCCtcaattattgaatttatgAGGTCTGAGGAAATTTCTTACACTCAAGTAAGGAGAAGAAAGCCAAATAACGGAATTCCatatttgtttttcaaCGCCGATTGCCCTGAAATCCTTACAAATCATATCTTAAACATTGTAAACAGTGATGAGAACTCTGTTAAATCAAATCCTGATGTTCCCTTACAATGGTCtagaaaagaatttatcCTCGAATTTGCAGTTAGAGTCTGCAAAAAGCATTTCTCTTGGAAAGACTGCAATTATGACAAagatattttgaataaaaataatccaCTGGAAATTAACCACTTTGAATATGTTGCCTCTTCAATGTATAGGGAATTCTTGATTAGCtatattgaagataaagGGTCAGTTCCCAAGAAAATTGGTAATCATAAAAATGATAACTTTTATGTTTTTTGTAAGCTCTCAATTAACGTAATTTCCGAGCATCCCAGAATAATCCACAGCAACCAAGTTAGGtcattaattgaaaatctccttccaaaaaaattcaaaaaatattcccAAAATATCGCCAATGTCTTCTTTAGTTCATTCGAAATCTTCCATAAAGGTGTCAAATATACTAAAAGTATCAAACCTCCAAAAGAAATCACAAAATTCTcattttcttaa
- a CDS encoding ABC ATpase (2 ABC domains) with 10 transmembrane domains, adjacent duplicated gene, giving the protein MLGGIFNRNLKKENDDQVQDEKPFIHKKTGGITPEESASFLSKFTFSWFTPIIDSAYDHILSLDEYYHLPEQNDPSYSLANFEDKWKAECERFGKSKVFENKNGNNTNTNSSASSKKLKFPSLARVLFQCYSKQIFIIFALVIFSNICNLTQIFLLRKLLECIQSSELIPRVESSADSAIPWWAVILGIVPERFSSSIACKGFAYIFAMTTLIIAYAVLRQQETRIVTRLGRQIRSLITGVVYRKLLNLDSNIFSESPQSNTELSSRASKARLSVASEISLQGATGSFGMSGNVVNLLNNDVSRFGRLYTSHEFYYGACSVTIAAIMLYMNIGISGIVGILVMFAHATWSISFLNIRAYLRKPFSEIRDRRILLTSEYLNYIKIIKSYSWERYFIKNIDSHRENEILSLLAQGTCWGFAAACHAVVFHALLFTIIVRRYMGEVNDPANIFFAYVVYDAVSEFIASFPKSYALFRDLILSCERISEFLVIEDRSNINSLMNTSSCSKVSRAMPIEDQDLSEPIKGNVKYEKVELRWPSGALLMKDLSFEVNPGEMMAILGPVGSGKSGLLLSIINELQHYKGLRQVSGKLAYVPQLAWAVTGTIRENILFGAPFDPEWYAQVVDACCLVADFKIFPKGDQTMISGSSNNLSGGQRQRISLARAVYQRSQIYALDDCLSAVDSNVSARIFKNCILGLLRDKCVILATHLADLVVHVDKVLLLDDISKKPLYLGDPYGLLKFPHYKNLFGSNLTQTKNDQKIAKLGSNNSSRESLTLTSLIKSNSTQNYSQEGISITEEEGESSRFKVDEEEEEEEEEGVVSLDTYMKYIFSYEKLTLFKLLIFVSLLVAIYVLITFFIGIWLENANEENWRAYFNIYLTACIVLPIVCTVTTIIFRVGGVGVSKIYHNKLLSHIEHAPLSFFENTPIGRILNRFTSDLVHLDELLPTSFNNSSVTVLMSATMLVSVGVITPQFLFFIPPIFYAFYCVAKKYPPIIRQSERKSAALTAPITSQLMETMSGLATIHTFGAENMLIRKMDNAIIALNNIRYHLDIAYIWLYLRLEVIGCMTLVVTGIFSVLLSACNLSNPGILGTILSFAVALPGWLRYSIFTVGEFEADMVGFERIRTYTDSEMYQVVVSDQEKSNINVPEDWPSQGKIEFRNVDMTFYPNPNPSLCNICLKISPGERIGIVGRTGAGKSSLFSAILRLFDPSFGAILIDDLETSKVSPLKLRESISIVPQDPVIFTGTVRFNLDPKGSYSDEELYEVLKRAHVFDYVNNLPGKLNFQLEGGGTQLSVGIKQLFCLTRAILRKSRILLLDEATSFVDIQTDSLIQETIKSEFKGCTILTIAHRIKTIINYDKILVLESGRVFEFDTPQNLLRNPKSVFSSLASSISV; this is encoded by the coding sequence ATGCTTGGAGGGatttttaatagaaatttgaaaaaagaaaatgatgatcAAGTACAAGATGAAAAGCCGTTTATACACAAAAAAACTGGTGGAATAACTCCAGAAGAGAGTGCTAGCTTCTTATCtaaatttactttttcTTGGTTTACTCCAATAATTGACTCTGCATATGACCATATACTATCTTTGGATGAGTATTACCATTTACCGGAGCAAAACGATCCAAGTTACTCGCTTGCTAACTTTGAAGATAAATGGAAGGCAGAATGTGAAAGATTTGGAAAATCTAAAGTGtttgaaaacaaaaatggGAATAACACTAATACAAATAGTTCTGCTTCTAGTAAAAAGCTTAAATTTCCTTCACTGGCCAGGGTATTATTCCAGTGTTACAGTAagcaaatatttattatatttgctttagttatattttcaaatatctGTAATTTAACTCAGATATTTCTACTAAGAAAGCTCTTGGAATGTATTCAATCTTCTGAGCTCATTCCCAGAGTTGAATCTTCTGCTGATTCAGCTATCCCTTGGTGGGCAGTTATTTTGGGGATTGTTCCTGAGAGATTTAGTTCAAGTATTGCTTGCAAAGGTTTTGCCTATATATTTGCAATGACAACCCTCATAATTGCTTATGCAGTTTTAAGACAGCAAGAAACCAGGATTGTTACAAGATTAGGGAGGCAAATTCGCTCCTTGATTACTGGGGTTGTTTACaggaaattattgaatttggactcgaatatattttcagaaaGCCCTCAATCAAACACAGAGCTCTCTTCTAGAGCTAGCAAAGCCAGACTTTCTGTGGCTTCAGAAATTTCTCTGCAAGGAGCTACGGGATCCTTTGGCATGTCTGGAAACGTTGTTAATCTTCTAAATAACGATGTTTCTAGGTTTGGAAGGCTATATACAAGTCACGAATTCTACTATGGCGCTTGTTCGGTCACTATTGCAGCTATAATGCTTTATATGaatattggaatttcaGGAATTGTTGGAATATTAGTTATGTTTGCTCATGCTACATGGAGTATTAGCTTCCTAAATATCAGAGCCTATCTAAGAAAGCCATTTTCAGAAATCAGAGATCGTCGTATTCTTTTGACTTCTGAGTATCTTAATTACATTAAGATTATTAAATCATACTCTTGGGAAAgatattttatcaaaaatattgattcaCATAGAGAAAACGAAATCTTAAGTTTACTGGCTCAAGGTACATGTTGGGGATTTGCAGCAGCATGCCATGCTGTTGTTTTTCACGCTCTTctttttactattattgTAAGAAGGTATATGGGTGAGGTTAATGACCCTGCCAATATATTCTTTGCATACGTTGTGTACGATGCAGTGAGTGAGTTTATTGCCTCCTTCCCCAAATCTTATGCTCTATTCAGGGATTTAATTCTATCATGTGAAAGAATTAGCGAATTCCTAGTCATTGAAGATAGatccaatattaattcactTATGAATACTTCATCTTGCTCTAAAGTCTCTCGTGCAATGCCAATTGAGGATCAAGACCTTTCAGAGCCAATAAAAGGAAATGTTAAATACGAGAAAGTTGAGCTAAGATGGCCAAGTGGTGCTCTCTTAATGAAAGACCTTTCTTTTGAAGTAAATCCTGGGGAAATGATGGCTATTTTAGGACCAGTTGGCAGCGGAAAAAGTGGTCTATTGCTTTCCATAATTAATGAACTTCAGCATTATAAAGGACTTCGACAGGTTAGTGGAAAATTGGCTTATGTTCCTCAATTAGCTTGGGCTGTTACTGGTACAATTAgagaaaatattctttttggAGCCCCATTTGACCCTGAATGGTATGCTCAAGTTGTTGATGCTTGTTGTTTAGTAGCAGATTTCAAGATCTTTCCAAAAGGTGACCAAACTATGATAAGTGGTAGCTCTAATAACCTTTCTGGAGGCCAACGACAAAGAATTAGTCTGGCAAGAGCTGTTTACCAGAGGTCTCAGATTTATGCACTTGATGATTGTCTTAGTGCAGTTGATAGTAATGTATCAGCTAGAATCTTCAAGAATTGTATACTTGGGTTGCTTAGAGATAAATGTGTCATTTTGGCAACTCATCTTGCAGATTTAGTTGTTCATGTTGATAAGGTTTTACTTCTGGATGACATCAGCAAGAAACCCTTATATTTGGGAGATCCCTATGGATTGCTAAAGTTTCCTCACTATAAGAATCTTTTTGGTTCAAACTTAACTCAAACAAAGAATGACCAAAAGATTGCAAAACTTGGCTCAAATAACAGTTCAAGAGAGTCTTTAACTCTAACAAGTCTTATTAAAAGCAATTCAACTCAAAACTATAGTCAAGAAGGAATCTCTATAACAGAAGAGGAAGGAGAGAGTTCAAGGTTTAAAGTtgatgaagaagaggaagaggaggaagaagaaggaGTGGTATCTCTAGATACTTATATGAAGTACATATTCTCTTACGAAAAGCTCACTCTCTTTaaactattaatttttgtatcTTTATTGGTTGCAATATACGTACTTATTACTTTCTTCATTGGAATATGGCTAGAAAATGCTAATGAAGAAAACTGGAGAGCTTACTTTAACATATACTTGACAGCATGTATTGTACTCCCAATTGTTTGCACTGTAACCACAATCATCTTCCGAGTAGGAGGTGTTGGAGTGTCTAAGATCTATCACAATAAGCTTCTTTCTCATATTGAGCATGCTCCTCTTTCATTCTTTGAAAACACTCCAATTGGAAGAATATTAAACAGGTTTACTTCAGATCTTGTTCATTTAGATGAGCTCCTACCAACAAGCTTTAACAATTCATCTGTAACAGTTTTAATGTCAGCAACAATGTTGGTATCAGTTGGAGTAATAACACCACAGTTCCTTTTCTTCATTCCACCAATATTTTACGCTTTTTATTGTGTGGCCAAAAAGTACCCGCCAATTATCCGTCAAAGTGAAAGAAAGTCAGCAGCTTTAACAGCTCCTATTACGTCTCAATTGATGGAAACTATGTCAGGCTTAGCAACAATTCACACATTTGGAGCAGAGAACATGCTTATTAGAAAAATGGATAATGCAATAATtgctttaaataatatcagATATCACTTGGACATTGCCTATATTTGGCTTTACCTCCGTCTTGAGGTAATTGGTTGTATGACTTTAGTTGTAACAGGGATTTTCAGCGTACTTCTTTCAGCTTGTAATCTATCAAATCCGGGTATTCTTGGTACTATTTTGTCATTTGCAGTAGCTTTACCTGGATGGTTAAGGTATAGTATCTTTACTGTCGGTGAATTTGAAGCAGATATGGTTGGGTTTGAAAGAATTCGTACATATACAGATTCAGAAATGTACCAAGTAGTTGTATCAGATCAAGAGAAAAGTAATATAAATGTACCAGAAGACTGGCCTTCTCAAGGCAAGATTGAATTCAGGAATGTGGATATGACATTCTACCCTAATCCTAATCCTTCTCTATGCAATATATGTTTGAAGATTTCTCCAGGAGAAAGAATTGGAATAGTTGGGAGGACAGGGGCTGGAAAAAGCAGTCTATTTTCTGCAATACTTCGTCTATTCGACCCTTCTTTTGGTGCAATATTGATAGATGATTTAGAAACCTCTAAGGTTTCCCCTCTAAAGCTCAGAGAATCTATTTCTATAGTCCCCCAGGACCCAGTAATATTCACTGGCACAGTAAGGTTCAATTTAGACCCAAAAGGAAGTTATTCAGATGAAGAACTTTATGAGGTTCTTAAAAGGGCGCACGTATTTGATTACGTTAACAACCTTCCAGGGAAGTTAAACTTCCAATTAGAAGGAGGTGGAACCCAGCTTAGTGTGGGTATTAAGCAACTATTTTGCCTAACAAGAGCCATTCTTAGAAAATCCAGGATCCTTCTTCTTGATGAAGCAACTTCCTTTGTGGACATCCAGACCGACTCTCTAATTCAGGAAACTATCAAATCCGAGTTTAAAGGGTGTACTATATTAACTATTGCCCACAGGATTAAAACAATCATCAATTACGACAAAATTCTTGTTCTTGAATCAGGTAGAGtgtttgaatttgataCTCCCCAGAACCTCCTTAGGAATCCTAAGAGCGTTTTCAGCTCCCTTGCATCATCGATTTCCGTATAA
- a CDS encoding ubiquitin-like protein (nedd8 homologue): protein MQILVKTLTGKKQNFNFEPENTVLQVKQALQEKEGIDVKQIRLIYSGKQMSDDLRLLDYKVTAGCTIHMVLQLRGGLR, encoded by the exons atgcaAATTCTAGTCAAAACCTTAACAGGTAAAAAACAAAACTTCAACTTTGAGCCTGAAAATACGGTTTTACAG GTCAAACAAGCACttcaagaaaaagaaggaaTTGATGTAAAACAAATTCGTTTGATTTATTCTGGAAAGCAAATGTCAGACGATTTAAGACTTTTGGACTATAAAGTAACAGCTGGATGCACGATACATATGGTTCTACAACTTAGAGGCGGACtaagataa